One Nocardioides oleivorans DNA segment encodes these proteins:
- a CDS encoding cyclophilin-like fold protein, which translates to MQIEIRVAGERFAATVDDTPAGRDLLAQLPQTIEMTDHGGVEKTGRLQAPLSLYGQPDGADPDVGDLGYYAPGNDLVLYYGDQSYYTGIVILGRLDETAPSRLAVMAGDITANVTATDAS; encoded by the coding sequence ATGCAGATCGAGATCCGAGTCGCAGGCGAGCGGTTCGCCGCCACCGTCGACGACACCCCCGCAGGCCGCGACCTGCTCGCCCAGCTGCCGCAGACCATCGAGATGACCGACCACGGGGGCGTGGAAAAGACCGGCCGCCTCCAGGCGCCACTCAGCCTTTACGGACAACCCGACGGTGCTGACCCCGATGTGGGCGACCTCGGCTACTACGCCCCCGGGAACGACCTCGTCCTCTACTACGGCGACCAGTCCTACTACACCGGCATCGTCATCCTCGGCCGCCTGGACGAGACAGCCCCTTCCCGCCTTGCGGTGATGGCCGGCGACATCACCGCCAACGTCACGGCCACCGACGCGTCCTGA
- a CDS encoding FAD-dependent monooxygenase, whose product MLERTGPAPRSGAALGNATSGLQRILSGRNGTSGNGVDAYAPNAVAETWEQTYRLLRAATNDDANIRVLHNQVVAHVGQNDDHAWARTADGTVHEGELLVGADGHRSVVRRLVAPDKPDATYAGYVIWLGIAEESELDVAAIGRRWPSGLDIRDAGPDCLLGYPLGPHDGSLGGGRRLGWAWFDPRRTHLLRETGCVAGDVVQHSMRPADVPANTLAELDDEARQWPSPWREAIRDCLRRRAVTGTPIAEYLPDRLTSGRVALVGDAGHVSTPMTGRGFAVAVSDAETLAEELAKHPAGTGILTALHAYEQRRLGPARDVVTSGQAFSRSFKLST is encoded by the coding sequence GTGCTCGAGCGCACCGGGCCTGCCCCCCGCAGCGGCGCGGCGCTCGGGAACGCCACCAGCGGTCTGCAACGAATCCTCAGCGGACGAAACGGCACCAGCGGCAACGGAGTCGACGCGTACGCCCCGAACGCCGTCGCCGAGACCTGGGAGCAGACCTACCGACTACTGAGAGCCGCCACCAACGACGACGCGAACATCCGCGTCTTACACAACCAGGTCGTCGCCCATGTCGGCCAGAACGATGACCACGCCTGGGCAAGGACGGCCGACGGCACCGTGCACGAAGGTGAGCTGTTGGTCGGCGCCGATGGCCACCGCAGCGTGGTGCGGCGGCTCGTGGCGCCCGACAAGCCAGACGCGACGTACGCCGGCTACGTGATCTGGCTCGGCATCGCCGAGGAATCCGAGCTCGACGTCGCCGCGATCGGGCGGCGGTGGCCGAGCGGACTCGACATCCGCGATGCCGGCCCCGACTGCCTGTTGGGCTACCCGCTGGGCCCTCACGACGGCTCACTAGGCGGCGGCCGACGACTGGGATGGGCCTGGTTCGACCCGCGCCGCACCCACTTGCTCCGCGAGACCGGATGCGTCGCCGGGGACGTCGTGCAGCACTCCATGCGCCCGGCCGATGTTCCCGCCAACACCCTGGCCGAGCTCGACGACGAAGCGCGGCAATGGCCATCCCCTTGGCGTGAGGCCATCCGCGACTGCCTGCGGCGCCGCGCGGTCACCGGAACCCCCATCGCCGAGTACCTTCCCGACCGCCTCACTTCCGGCCGTGTCGCCCTCGTCGGCGATGCCGGCCATGTCTCCACGCCCATGACCGGGCGCGGCTTCGCCGTCGCAGTCAGCGACGCCGAGACGCTCGCCGAGGAGCTCGCCAAGCACCCGGCGGGCACGGGCATCCTCACCGCGCTGCACGCCTACGAACAACGCAGACTGGGACCTGCCCGCGACGTTGTGACCTCCGGCCAGGCATTCAGCCGGTCCTTCAAGCTCAGCACCTAG
- a CDS encoding multidrug effflux MFS transporter gives MPLLHDHTSSSNGATAPTAATSLPFPEPSGRSALPASVLGSVVLITAIAPLATDMYVPAFPLVGRDLDASATQVQLTLTTFFVGMALGQLVGGPFSDRVGRRRPLLAGLAALLATSVACAFSPSVAAMMAARLVQGFAGGWAMVIARSVVIDLTDGVRMVRAMNVVAAVAGVAPIVGPLLGALVLSVTHWRVSFWLVAALAALMVLAVALVMPESLPVERRHGGGLGRLLGATGEVLSSRVFGGHLVVFAFSMGITFAYVATSAYVLQSMNGLTPVQYAVDFAANAGGMTLAALVAARYADRVPARVFIKIGLVATGAAGIILAAAAVWFSMPLVAALVGFFVLMTAQGLVGPNAGALASAAVPDHPGTGSALLGFLQWVMAGTIAPLAGLGGEHTAVPMAAIVLVLTAASAVAYRIAGRRQAHPSPAADTAVRTH, from the coding sequence ATGCCACTCCTGCACGACCACACTTCCTCCTCAAACGGCGCGACCGCCCCAACCGCCGCGACCTCGCTGCCGTTCCCGGAGCCGTCGGGTCGTTCGGCGCTGCCGGCGTCGGTGCTGGGCAGTGTCGTGCTCATCACCGCGATCGCGCCGCTGGCCACCGACATGTACGTTCCCGCCTTTCCGCTCGTGGGCCGCGACCTCGACGCGTCCGCGACCCAGGTGCAGCTGACGTTGACGACGTTCTTCGTCGGGATGGCGCTCGGCCAGCTGGTCGGCGGCCCGTTCTCGGACCGGGTGGGGCGCCGGCGGCCCCTGCTGGCCGGGCTCGCGGCCCTGCTCGCCACGTCGGTGGCGTGCGCGTTCAGCCCGTCGGTGGCCGCGATGATGGCCGCCCGGTTGGTGCAGGGCTTCGCCGGTGGCTGGGCCATGGTCATCGCCCGGTCCGTGGTCATCGACCTCACCGACGGCGTCCGCATGGTGCGGGCGATGAACGTCGTAGCCGCCGTCGCAGGTGTCGCCCCGATCGTGGGACCGCTACTCGGCGCGCTGGTGTTGTCCGTGACGCACTGGCGGGTGTCCTTCTGGCTGGTCGCCGCACTCGCTGCCCTGATGGTCCTCGCCGTGGCGCTGGTGATGCCGGAGTCGCTGCCGGTTGAACGGCGCCACGGAGGTGGCCTCGGGCGGCTCCTGGGTGCGACCGGGGAGGTGTTGTCCTCGCGCGTGTTCGGCGGCCACTTGGTGGTGTTCGCGTTCTCGATGGGCATCACGTTCGCCTACGTCGCTACCTCGGCGTACGTGTTGCAGTCGATGAACGGGCTGACGCCGGTGCAGTACGCGGTCGACTTCGCTGCCAACGCCGGCGGGATGACCCTTGCCGCGTTGGTTGCTGCCCGGTACGCCGACCGCGTGCCCGCGCGGGTGTTCATCAAGATCGGCCTCGTGGCCACCGGCGCCGCTGGGATCATCCTCGCGGCCGCCGCGGTGTGGTTCTCGATGCCGCTGGTCGCGGCGCTCGTCGGGTTCTTTGTCCTCATGACCGCCCAAGGTCTTGTCGGGCCCAACGCCGGCGCGCTGGCCTCCGCCGCAGTCCCGGACCACCCCGGCACCGGGTCCGCGCTGCTGGGCTTCCTGCAGTGGGTCATGGCCGGCACCATTGCGCCGCTGGCCGGCCTCGGCGGCGAGCACACGGCCGTCCCGATGGCCGCCATCGTCCTGGTCCTCACTGCCGCCTCCGCCGTCGCCTACCGCATCGCCGGCCGCCGCCAGGCGCACCCGAGCCCCGCTGCCGACACAGCAGTCCGCACCCACTGA
- a CDS encoding helix-turn-helix transcriptional regulator, which yields MDNRVEVREFLSSRRAKLTPDDVGLPDVGQRRVPGLRRGEVAALAGVSIEYYSKLERGALGGVSTSVLDAIARALRLDDAERSHLFNLAQAADGTSDILRPRRRTKTWTPRPSLTWVLDAITGGPALIRNGRMDLLATNSLGRAMHASLYERTPGPVPNFARYTFLDEDSHRFYPDWDTAADTAVAILRTEAGRDPHDRLMHDLVGELATRSDEFRRRWSSHDVRLHGSGTKTFHHTAVGELELAYESVDMVSDPGLSLTIYAAEPASPTAEALALLGSLTATLERTEPKSRNA from the coding sequence ATGGACAACCGTGTGGAGGTGCGCGAGTTCCTAAGCTCTCGCCGCGCCAAGCTGACACCGGACGACGTCGGGCTGCCCGACGTCGGCCAGCGGCGTGTTCCCGGACTACGCCGCGGTGAGGTCGCGGCTCTGGCCGGGGTCAGCATCGAGTATTACTCCAAGCTGGAGCGCGGCGCCCTCGGTGGCGTCAGCACCTCGGTGCTTGATGCCATCGCCCGTGCGCTGCGCCTCGACGACGCCGAACGCAGCCACCTGTTCAACCTCGCCCAAGCAGCCGACGGCACCAGCGACATCCTCCGGCCCCGTCGCCGCACCAAGACGTGGACGCCGCGCCCCAGCCTGACTTGGGTCCTGGACGCCATCACAGGCGGCCCAGCCCTCATCCGCAACGGCCGCATGGACCTGCTCGCCACCAACTCGCTCGGCCGGGCCATGCACGCCTCGCTGTACGAACGCACACCCGGACCGGTCCCGAACTTCGCGCGCTACACCTTCCTCGACGAGGACTCGCACCGCTTCTACCCCGACTGGGACACCGCCGCCGACACCGCGGTGGCCATCTTGCGCACCGAGGCCGGCCGCGACCCCCACGACCGGCTGATGCACGACCTCGTCGGCGAGCTCGCCACCCGCAGCGACGAGTTCCGGCGCCGCTGGTCCAGCCACGATGTCCGCCTCCATGGCTCCGGCACCAAGACCTTCCACCACACCGCCGTCGGCGAGCTCGAACTCGCCTACGAGAGCGTCGACATGGTCTCCGACCCCGGCCTCAGCCTAACCATCTACGCCGCCGAACCCGCCTCCCCCACCGCAGAAGCACTTGCCCTCCTCGGCTCGCTCACCGCCACCCTGGAGAGGACCGAGCCGAAGTCCCGCAACGCCTGA
- a CDS encoding cupin domain-containing protein — protein sequence MKFTPSGGRTVPGPSDWFTGSVHIDAIRNPDEQSDVGCAHVRFTPGARTAWHTHPRGQTLYITDGIGFVAYRGGPVQEVRPGDVVYIEPDEEHWHGATPDRFMAHVAIQEADEDGEVVTWLDHVTDSEYRA from the coding sequence GTGAAATTCACCCCCAGCGGAGGCAGGACCGTCCCCGGCCCCAGCGACTGGTTCACCGGCTCTGTGCACATCGACGCCATCCGCAACCCCGACGAGCAGTCGGATGTCGGGTGCGCCCACGTCCGCTTCACTCCGGGCGCCCGCACCGCCTGGCACACCCACCCGCGCGGTCAGACCCTGTACATCACCGACGGCATCGGATTCGTCGCCTACCGCGGAGGCCCCGTGCAAGAGGTCCGGCCCGGCGACGTCGTCTACATCGAGCCCGATGAAGAGCACTGGCACGGCGCAACGCCTGACCGGTTCATGGCCCACGTCGCCATCCAAGAAGCGGACGAAGACGGCGAGGTCGTCACCTGGCTCGACCACGTCACCGACAGCGAATACCGCGCCTGA
- a CDS encoding sensor histidine kinase: MGSEERAAEPRSPHTPPTRERRSLRVLDASLGLLVLVGSFARIADGERWTIVPPESAVELLIFVAAAAAASARRFPLPALAVAATLDASMHFLPLGQVGIHIAFMVCTYMVASHGPRRVWPFAVAVVFVAQMVFMSWSLDWWWGHAFVMVAGISALLPAALGVAARSRRAAVLALQARAEEAERSRQSEARKLLAEARLRVARDLHDSVAHQIAVMNLNTAVASNALPDRPQDATQALVTVRAAGRSVIDSIGELLSGLREDSWDGHQARYAVSELHQLADEFRVLMPGVQLVLGDAIESSRTIDAVPFLAIREGLTNAYKHGDHEAPVTVVLDRVGPAYALRITSTLRRSTSDFVEGFGLRGMRERVVARGGRLDVSCDGRTFVVSADIPSDQEGS; encoded by the coding sequence TTGGGATCAGAAGAACGGGCCGCGGAGCCCCGGTCACCGCACACGCCGCCCACTCGCGAGCGCAGGTCCCTGCGCGTCCTGGATGCCTCGCTCGGGCTCCTGGTCCTGGTGGGCTCGTTCGCCCGGATCGCGGACGGCGAACGGTGGACCATCGTGCCGCCCGAGTCCGCCGTCGAGCTGCTCATCTTCGTGGCGGCCGCCGCCGCCGCGTCGGCGAGGCGCTTCCCCCTTCCCGCCCTCGCAGTGGCTGCGACCCTCGACGCCTCGATGCACTTCCTGCCCCTCGGTCAGGTCGGCATCCACATCGCCTTCATGGTCTGCACGTACATGGTCGCCTCCCACGGTCCGCGCCGGGTCTGGCCGTTCGCAGTCGCCGTCGTGTTCGTCGCGCAGATGGTGTTCATGTCCTGGAGCCTGGACTGGTGGTGGGGTCACGCGTTCGTCATGGTGGCGGGCATCTCCGCCCTGCTGCCAGCCGCTCTCGGCGTTGCCGCCCGGTCGCGTCGCGCCGCGGTGCTGGCGCTGCAGGCGCGAGCGGAGGAGGCCGAGCGGTCCCGGCAGTCGGAGGCGCGCAAGCTCCTCGCCGAGGCTCGCCTGCGCGTCGCTCGCGACCTGCATGACTCGGTGGCGCACCAGATCGCGGTGATGAACCTGAACACGGCGGTGGCGTCCAACGCGCTGCCCGACCGTCCCCAGGACGCCACGCAGGCGCTGGTCACCGTGCGTGCGGCCGGGAGGTCGGTCATCGACTCCATCGGCGAGCTGCTCAGCGGGTTGCGCGAGGACAGCTGGGACGGCCACCAAGCCCGGTACGCCGTCAGCGAGCTGCACCAGCTGGCCGACGAGTTCCGGGTGCTCATGCCAGGTGTCCAGCTCGTCCTCGGGGATGCGATCGAGTCGTCCCGGACCATCGACGCGGTGCCGTTCCTCGCCATCCGGGAGGGCCTGACCAACGCCTACAAGCACGGAGACCACGAGGCTCCGGTCACCGTCGTCCTCGATCGCGTTGGCCCTGCGTACGCACTGAGGATCACCAGCACGTTGCGTCGTTCGACGTCCGACTTCGTCGAGGGTTTCGGCCTGCGCGGCATGCGGGAGCGGGTGGTTGCCCGCGGCGGCCGTCTCGACGTCTCGTGCGACGGACGGACGTTCGTCGTGTCGGCCGACATCCCGAGTGACCAGGAGGGATCGTGA
- a CDS encoding response regulator transcription factor gives MIEVLVVDDQQLIRHAVAELVDHEPDMHVAGTAENGVEAVRKATQLRPDVVVMDVRMPVMDGIEATHLITQGATQSGARVLILTTFEDDADYVVRGVRSGAAGFVGKGAEPEVIVEAIRTVHRGEALLTPRAARNLIDRYAGAATPGEDLHPDLKSLTAREVDILRLVAQGQTNAAIADHLGISVVTVKTHINRTMTKVGRHDRAQLVVLAFETGLVTPRYR, from the coding sequence GTGATCGAGGTGCTCGTGGTCGATGACCAGCAGCTGATCCGCCACGCGGTCGCCGAGCTGGTCGACCACGAACCCGACATGCACGTGGCCGGCACGGCCGAGAACGGCGTCGAGGCCGTGCGCAAGGCCACGCAGCTCCGTCCCGACGTCGTGGTGATGGACGTGCGGATGCCGGTCATGGACGGGATTGAGGCCACCCACCTCATCACTCAGGGCGCCACTCAGTCGGGCGCGCGCGTGCTGATCCTGACGACGTTCGAGGACGACGCCGACTACGTCGTGCGCGGCGTACGGAGCGGCGCAGCCGGTTTCGTGGGCAAGGGCGCCGAACCCGAGGTCATCGTGGAGGCCATCCGCACGGTCCACCGCGGCGAGGCGCTCCTGACCCCGCGCGCCGCGAGGAACCTGATCGACCGGTACGCCGGCGCGGCCACCCCCGGGGAGGACCTGCATCCCGACCTCAAGTCCCTCACCGCGCGCGAGGTCGACATCCTGCGCCTCGTGGCCCAGGGGCAGACCAACGCGGCCATCGCTGACCACCTCGGCATCTCCGTGGTGACGGTCAAGACGCACATCAACCGAACCATGACGAAGGTGGGGCGTCACGACCGCGCCCAGCTCGTGGTCCTTGCCTTCGAGACCGGTCTGGTCACTCCTCGCTACCGCTGA
- a CDS encoding aldo/keto reductase, translating to MPILGFGVFQVPDDQTQQAVESALEAGYRLLDTAAAYENEAAVGHAIATSGIAREELFVTTKLWVQDSGEEAAKRAFDRSLQRLGLDYLDLYLIHQPFGDYYGSWRTLERLNREGRTRAIGVSNFYPDRLADLIAHNEITPAVNQIETHVFFQRTGDQDTMREHGVQHESWGPLAEGGQSFFTNPVLTEIGAAHGRSVAQVALRWLTQREIVAIPKSVRPERMAENIAVFDFELTREEMARIAALDTGSTALFDHHDAKSATWLGTTRFDT from the coding sequence ATGCCGATCCTCGGCTTCGGCGTTTTCCAGGTTCCCGACGACCAGACCCAGCAGGCCGTGGAGTCGGCCCTCGAGGCGGGCTACCGGCTGCTCGACACCGCCGCGGCCTACGAGAACGAAGCGGCTGTCGGCCACGCCATCGCCACCAGCGGCATCGCCCGCGAGGAGCTGTTCGTCACCACCAAGCTGTGGGTGCAGGACTCCGGCGAGGAGGCCGCCAAGCGCGCCTTCGACCGTTCCCTGCAGCGCCTGGGCCTGGACTACCTCGACCTGTACCTGATCCACCAGCCCTTCGGCGACTACTACGGTTCCTGGCGAACACTGGAGCGGCTCAACAGGGAAGGCCGCACCCGCGCCATCGGAGTGAGCAACTTCTACCCCGACCGGCTCGCCGACCTGATCGCCCACAACGAAATCACCCCGGCGGTCAACCAGATCGAAACGCACGTGTTCTTCCAGCGCACCGGCGACCAGGACACCATGCGCGAGCACGGCGTCCAGCACGAGTCCTGGGGGCCGCTCGCCGAGGGCGGCCAAAGTTTCTTCACCAACCCGGTGCTCACCGAGATCGGTGCCGCTCACGGCAGGTCGGTCGCCCAGGTCGCGCTGCGCTGGCTGACTCAGCGCGAGATCGTCGCCATCCCCAAGTCCGTGCGTCCCGAGCGGATGGCCGAGAACATCGCCGTCTTCGACTTCGAGCTCACCCGCGAGGAGATGGCCCGCATCGCCGCGCTCGATACCGGCAGCACCGCCTTGTTCGACCACCACGACGCCAAGTCGGCCACCTGGCTCGGCACCACCCGCTTCGACACCTGA
- a CDS encoding zinc-dependent alcohol dehydrogenase family protein, whose product MRGVVMYGPGDVRVVERDEPHIVEPTDAVIRLTATCICGSDLWPYRGAEPADGLPMGHEYVGVVEEVGSAVETVKPGDFVIGSFVISDGTCDICRAGYPSRCVHAQFVHGTIGTQSDRARIPYADGTLVATPGMPDDDLVPSLLAASDVLGTGWFAAVAAEAGPGKTVAVVGDGAVGLLGILAARELGAERIIAMSRHADRQALAREFGATDIVEERGDDGVARIKELTDGLGAHSVIEAVGTQESMMQAIRSTRPGGHVGYVGVSHDVQLPGDELFFSQVHLHGGPAPVRRFLPDLIDRIWKRQIDPGKVFDLELPLADAAAGYTAMDQRRAIKVLLRP is encoded by the coding sequence ATGCGTGGAGTAGTGATGTACGGCCCCGGCGACGTGCGCGTCGTCGAGCGCGACGAGCCCCACATCGTCGAACCGACCGACGCAGTCATCCGCCTGACCGCGACCTGCATCTGCGGGTCCGACCTGTGGCCCTACCGTGGCGCCGAGCCCGCCGACGGCCTGCCCATGGGACACGAGTACGTCGGTGTCGTGGAGGAGGTCGGCTCGGCCGTGGAGACGGTGAAGCCCGGCGACTTCGTCATCGGCTCCTTCGTCATCTCCGACGGCACCTGCGACATCTGCCGCGCCGGATACCCGTCGCGGTGCGTGCACGCCCAGTTCGTCCACGGCACCATCGGCACCCAGTCCGACCGCGCCCGCATCCCGTACGCTGACGGCACCCTCGTCGCCACCCCCGGCATGCCGGACGACGACCTGGTCCCCAGCCTGCTGGCCGCCTCCGACGTCCTGGGCACCGGTTGGTTCGCCGCCGTCGCCGCCGAGGCCGGACCCGGCAAGACCGTCGCCGTCGTTGGCGACGGGGCCGTCGGGCTCCTCGGCATCCTCGCCGCCCGGGAGCTCGGTGCCGAGCGCATCATCGCCATGAGCCGCCACGCCGACCGCCAGGCCCTGGCACGTGAGTTCGGCGCCACCGACATCGTCGAAGAGCGTGGTGACGACGGTGTCGCCCGCATCAAGGAGCTCACCGACGGACTCGGCGCCCACTCGGTCATCGAAGCGGTCGGCACCCAAGAGTCGATGATGCAGGCCATCCGGTCCACCCGCCCCGGCGGCCACGTCGGCTACGTCGGCGTCTCCCACGACGTCCAGCTCCCCGGCGACGAGCTGTTCTTCTCCCAGGTGCACCTGCACGGCGGTCCCGCCCCCGTACGACGGTTCCTGCCCGACCTCATCGACCGCATCTGGAAGCGCCAGATCGACCCCGGCAAGGTCTTCGACCTCGAGCTCCCGCTCGCCGACGCGGCAGCCGGTTACACCGCCATGGACCAGCGGCGCGCCATCAAGGTGCTGCTGCGCCCATGA